One Ananas comosus cultivar F153 linkage group 1, ASM154086v1, whole genome shotgun sequence DNA window includes the following coding sequences:
- the LOC109717556 gene encoding protein JINGUBANG-like has product MFAEAPGNGAVPRPGGGGGGGNKKERDHVIPNLPQPHSDPLLRSSGGDQDADLPSTFRHSSSSAAGGYSSSDYASSLSGECSPFAMSPWNSHPTPAQSPYHSSPWNNGAGNYGESDGREGEGEEGGRGSMSAAAATARLMGSLVREEGHIYSLAAAGDVLYTGSDSKNIRVWKKQRDMAGFKSSSGLVKAIVIAGDRIFTGHQDGKIRVWRVSPKNPAVHKRVGSLPRLKDFIRTTLNPSTYIGGGGTSSSGGSRSRGGGGGGGGGGGLWIRHSDAVSCLSAAQEQQGLLYSGSWDKTFKVWRIADSKCLESVRAHDDAVNAVVAAPFDALVFTGSADGTVKVWRRELQGKGTRHAAVQTLLKQESAVTALAVAPAAPVVYCGSSDGVVNFWEADGDAPPRAARLAHGGALRGHKMAVLCLASAGALLLSGSADTTICVWRRDHGGAHACLAVLTAHAGPVKCLAVVDDRDFDDDPAPVSRSSSSAAPPRWIVYSGSLDKSVKVWRVSEEPPEALLRGPQHVPLGTPTPASSSSSSSSSSSSSSQQ; this is encoded by the coding sequence ATGTTTGCAGAGGCCCCGGGGAACGGCGCGGTGCCTCGGCCGGGCGGGGGCGGGGGTGGGGGCAACAAGAAGGAGCGCGATCATGTCATTCCGAACCTGCCGCAGCCGCACTCGGACCCGCTGCTCCGGTCGTCCGGCGGGGATCAGGACGCCGACCTGCCATCGACCTTTCGGCACAGCAGCTCGTCGGCGGCGGGCGGGTACTCGTCGTCCGACTACGCCAGCAGCCTCAGCGGGGAGTGCTCGCCCTTCGCCATGTCCCCCTGGAACAGCCACCCCACGCCCGCCCAGTCCCCTTACCACAGCTCCCCCTGGAACAACGGCGCCGGTAACTACGGCGAATCAGATgggagggagggggagggggaggagggcggTAGGGGCAGCATGAGCGCTGCAGCGGCGACGGCGAGGCTGATGGGGTCGCTGGTGCGGGAGGAGGGGCACATCTACTCgctggcggcggcgggggacgTGCTGTACACGGGGTCGGACAGCAAGAACATCCGGGTGTGGAAGAAGCAGCGGGACATGGCCGGGTTCAAGTCGAGCAGCGGGCTCGTGAAGGCCATCGTGATCGCGGGCGACCGCATCTTCACCGGCCACCAGGACGGCAAGATCCGCGTCTGGCGCGTCTCCCCCAAGAACCCCGCCGTCCACAAGCGCGTCGGCAGCCTCCCCCGCCTCAAGGACTTCATCCGCACCACCCTCAACCCCTCCACCtacatcggcggcggcggcaccagCAGCAGTGGTGGTAGTCGgtcgagaggaggaggaggaggaggcggaggaggtggaggtTTGTGGATCCGGCACTCGGACGCGGTGTCGTGCCTGAGCGCGGCGCAGGAGCAGCAGGGCCTGCTCTACTCGGGGTCGTGGGACAAGACCTTCAAGGTGTGGCGCATCGCCGACTCCAAGTGCCTGGAGTCGGTGCGGGCCCACGACGACGCCGTCAACGCGGTGGTGGCGGCGCCCTTCGACGCGCTCGTCTTCACGGGCTCCGCCGACGGCACCGTCAAGGTGTGGCGCCGCGAGCTGCAGGGCAAGGGCACGCGCCACGCCGCCGTCCAGACGCTGCTCAAGCAGGAGAGCGCCGTCACCGCGCTCGCCGTCGCGCCCGCCGCGCCCGTCGTCTACTGCGGCTCCTCCGACGGCGTCGTCAACTTCTGGGAGGCCGACGGAGACGCGCCGCCGCGGGCCGCCCGCCTCGCCCACGGCGGCGCGCTGCGCGGCCACAAGATGGCCGTGCTCTGCCTCGCCTCCGCCGGCGCCCTGCTGCTCAGCGGCTCCGCCGACACCACCATCTGCGTCTGGCGCCGCGACCACGGCGGCGCCCACGCCTGCCTCGCCGTCCTCACCGCCCACGCCGGCCCCGTCAAGTGCCTCGCCGTCGTCGACGACCGCGACTTCGACGACGACCCCGCCCCCGTCTCCCGGTCGAGctcgtcggcggcgccgccgcggtgGATCGTGTACAGCGGCAGCCTCGACAAGTCGGTCAAGGTGTGGCGCGTGTCGGAGGAGCCCCCCGAGGCGCTGCTGCGGGGCCCGCAGCACGTCCCCCTGGGCACCCCCACTCccgcatcatcatcatcatcatcatcatcgtcgtcgtcatcatcatcacagCAATAA
- the LOC109717529 gene encoding zinc finger BED domain-containing protein RICESLEEPER 2-like — translation MSMGDASDSEPVNNAEAEVTPPTSKRRRKKSMVWEHFTVEAVAGGCTRACCKLCKQTFAYSSGSKIAGTSHLKRHITLGSCPKLKDQERKHLALTSGTKNDGDTTDLPTKRRYRYSGYANAAFDQDRSCNNLAKMIIVHDYPLHIVEQPAFISFVESLQPRFRMVDVNTIQQEVLTVYQSEKVNLLQVFSSCMPGRISLTVGLWMTNQTLGYISLAGQFIDTDWKLHRRMLNFMLVSSPHSENALSEAIGVSLLDWNMKDRLFTITLDNDCSSHDIYSANLRDHLSNKNALMLKGQLFVVRCYAHLLNVVAHDVIASIHGIIYNIRESIKFVKASLAREERFAEIALQREIPSSKTLSLDIMTQWNTTYLMLLAASEYKQVFTDLETCDDNYNEAPSPDDWKKVEVVCVFLKLLYDSANAVMAAAEPTANIFFHEAWKIQVELTNATLSEDPVVSEIAIEMHEKFDKYWKDCSLVLSIAVVMDPRFKMKLIEFSFSKIYGADAAKYVKVVDDSVHELYQEYTTQPLPLTPAYAEQGEPSNFTANGNENNNRLPSTPISTGDGLLDFDIYLSEMSVNHSTKSELDQYLEESLVPRIQEFDILNWWKLNTIKYPTLSKMARDILAIPVSMVGTGSSIFGSGTGSRVLDEYHSSLPPETAQALFCAKDWLQYLPTMVEPPPSSNAIVKMEI, via the coding sequence ATGAGCATGGGGGACGCTAGCGACTCTGAGCCAGTCAACAATGCTGAAGCTGAAGTTACCCCACCGACTTCCAAGCGACGACGGAAGAAGTCGATGGTATGGGAGCACTTCACTGTTGAAGCTGTGGCCGGAGGGTGCACACGTGCTTGTTGCAAACTGTGCAAGCAAACATTTGCGTACAGTTCTGGTTCAAAGATTGCAGGCACCAGCCATCTTAAGAGGCACATCACCTTGGGCTCCTGTCCCAAACTCAAAGACCAAGAGAGGAAGCATCTTGCCCTCACTTCTGGTACAAAAAATGATGGGGACACCACTGATCTGCCAACCAAAAGACGCTATAGATATTCTGGATATGCAAATGCTGCGTTCGATCAGGATCGTAGCTGCAATAATCTCGCGAAAATGATCATCGTGCATGACTACCCTCTTCACATCGTCGAACAGCCTGCTTTCATCTCTTTTGTCGAGAGCCTGCAGCCTCGGTTCAGGATGGTAGATGTCAATACCATCCAACAAGAGGTTTTAACTGTTTATCAGTCAGAGAAGGTGAATCTGTTGCAAGTATTTAGCAGTTGTATGCCTGGGCGGATCAGCCTTACTGTGGGCTTGTGGATGACCAATCAAACTCTTGGGTATATTTCGCTGGCGGGGCAGTTCATCGACACGGACTGGAAGCTGCACAGGAGAATGCTCAACTTCATGCTGGTATCTTCTCCTCATTCAGAAAACGCGCTTAGCGAAGCTATTGGGGTCAGCCTCTTAGATTGGAATATGAAGGACAGGCTATTCACAATCACTTTAGACAATGACTGCTCCTCGCATGACATCTACAGTGCAAATCTCAGAGATCACCTCTCCAACAAGAATGCGCTCATGCTTAAAGGTCAGTTGTTCGTTGTGCGTTGTTATGCCCATCTACTGAATGTTGTTGCCCATGATGTGATTGCCTCAATTCACGGTATTATCTACAATATCCGTGAAAGCATAAAGTTTGTAAAAGCTTCTCTGGCTCGTGAAGAGAGGTTTGCTGAGATTGCCTTACAAAGGGAGATTCCGAGCTCGAAGACGCTATCTCTTGATATCATGACACAGTGGAACACGACTTACCTCATGCTGCTCGCCGCCTCAGAATACAAGCAAGTATTCACTGATTTGGAAACGTGCGATGATAACTACAATGAAGCACCATCACCTGATGACTGGAAGAAGGTGGAGGTCGTTTGTGTGTTCTTGAAGCTTTTATATGATTCTGCGAATGCTGTCATGGCAGCGGCAGAGCCGACAGCCAATATATTCTTCCATGAAGCGTGGAAGATCCAGGTAGAACTGACCAATGCGACCCTCAGTGAAGACCCTGTAGTAAGTGAGATCGCTATAGAGATGCATGAGAAGTTTGACAAATATTGGAAGGATTGCAGCCTTGTCTTGTCAATTGCTGTTGTGATGGACCCTCGTTTCAAGATGAAGCTTATTGAGTTCAGCTTCTCCAAGATTTATGGTGCAGATGCCGCGAAGTATGTTAAGGTGGTCGATGATAGTGTTCATGAGCTCTATCAGGAATACACCACCCAGCCGTTGCCATTAACTCCAGCTTATGCAGAACAAGGGGAGCCTAGCAACTTCACCGCCAATGGCAATGAGAACAACAACCGGCTGCCCTCAACACCAATTTCAACTGGCGATGGGCTTCTTGACTTTGACATCTACCTTTCTGAGATGTCCGTGAACCACTCAACAAAGTCAGAACTAGATCAGTACCTGGAGGAGTCCCTCGTCCCAAGAATCCAAGAATTTGATATATTGAACTGGTGGAAGCTGAATACTATCAAATATCCGACACTCTCTAAGATGGCTCGCGACATCTTGGCCATTCCAGTGTCCATGGTCGGCACGGGCTCCTCGAtattcgggtcgggtacaggAAGCAGAGTGCTTGATGAGTACCACAGCTCGTTGCCTCCTGAAACAGCACAGGCGCTTTTCTGCGCAAAAGACTGGCTCCAATACTTGCCCACTATGGTGGAGCCGCCACCGTCATCAAATGCCATTGTCAAGATGGAAATCTAG
- the LOC109713661 gene encoding STS14 protein-like: protein THKPSPLLLLGRNGLFSSLLQVPTPVAPSPSPPPPPPPPPPQPRCGARGSAEPLRWSPALAADAAAAAKRQRPRCEFAELGKSPYGANQAWTSYPARPAEVVASWVATGKHYDRATDTCSGGGGDDDCGTYKQVVWRRTLELGCAQATCGGGATLTLCLYYPHGNVRGQPPY, encoded by the coding sequence ACTCATAAACCCTCACCATTGCTTTTACTCGGTCGCAATGGGCTCTTCTCATCACTACTACAAGTTCCAACACCAGTTGCCCCatccccatctcctcctcctcctcctcctcctcctcctcctcagccTCGTTGCGGCGCGCGCGGGAGCGCGGAGCCACTGCGGTGGAGCCCCGCGCtggccgccgacgccgcggcggcggccaAGCGCCAGCGCCCCCGGTGCGAGTTCGCGGAGCTGGGCAAGAGCCCGTACGGGGCTAACCAGGCGTGGACCAGCTACCCGGCGCGCCCCGCCGAGGTGGTGGCGTCGTGGGTGGCCACGGGGAAGCACTACGACCGCGCCACCGACACgtgcagcggcggcggcggcgacgacgactgCGGCACCTACAAGCAGGTTGTCTGGCGCCGCACCCTCGAGCTCGGCTGCGCCCAGGCCacgtgcggcggcggcgccaccCTCACCCTCTGCCTCTACTACCCCCACGGCAACGTCAGAGGCCAGCCCCCctactag
- the LOC109717563 gene encoding serine hydroxymethyltransferase, mitochondrial isoform X2: protein MQAVGSVMTNKYSEGYPGARYYGGNEYIDMAESLCQKRALEAFRLDASKWGMNVQPLSGSPANFQVYTALLKPHERIMALDLPHGGHLSHGYQTDTKKISAVSIFFETMPYRLNESTGYIDYDQLEKSAVLFRPKLIVAGASAYARLYDYEHIRKVCDKQKAILLADMAHISGLVAAGVIPSPFDYADVVTTTTHKSLRGPRGAMIFFRKGVKEINKQGHEVMYDFEDKINAAVFPGLQGGPHNHTIAGLAVALKQATTQEYKAYQEQVLKNCAKFALRLVEKGYELVSGGTENHLVLVNLKNKGIDGSRVEKVLELVHIAANKNTVPGDVSAMVPGGIRMGTPALTSRGFVEDDFAKVADFFDIAVKLALKIKAETKGGLKLKDFVATIQTDANIQSEIAKLRHEVEEYAKQFPTIGFEKETMKYKN from the exons ATGCAGGCGGTGGGGTCGGTCATGACTAACAAGTATAGCGAGGGATATCCCGGCGCACGATACTACGGCGGAAATGA ATATATAGACATGGCAGAGTCCTTGTGTCAGAAGCGCGCCCTTGAAGCTTTTCGCTTAGACGCATCGAAATGGGGAA TGAATGTTCAGCCATTATCAGGATCCCCTGCTAACTTTCAAGTTTATACTGCACTTCTAAAGCCACATGAGAGAATCATGGCACTTGATCTTCCCCATGGTGGACATCTTTCTCATGGCTACCAG ACTGATACAAAGAAGATATCTGCTGTTTCAATTTTCTTTGAGACAATGCCTTACCGATTAAATGAGAGTACTGGATACATTGACTATGACCAG TTGGAGAAAAGTGCTGTTCTCTTTAGACCGAAATTAATTGTAGCTGGAGCTAGTGCATATGCACGCCTGTATGATTATGAACACATCCGAAAG GTATGTGACAAGCAAAAAGCAATACTTCTAGCAGATATGGCACACATCAGTGGATTGGTTGCAGCTGGGGTCATTCCATCTCCCTTCGATTACGCAGATGTGGTGACAACTACCACACACAAGTCGCTCCGTGGTCCACGTGGAGCCATGATCTTTTTCAGGAAAGGGGTCaaagaaataaacaaacagGGGCATGAG GTTATGTATGACTTTGAAGATAAAATCAATGCTGCTGTCTTTCCTGGTCTGCAAGGTGGTCCCCATAATCATACAATTGCTGGGTTAGCAGTTGCGCTGAAGCAG GCAACCACCCAAGAGTATAAAGCCTATCAAGAGCAAGTTCTGAAAAACTGTGCAAAATTTGCTCTG CGCTTGGTTGAGAAAGGATATGAGCTTGTCTCTGGTGGAACAGAAAACCATTTAGTCTTGGTCAATCTGAAGAACAAG GGAATAGATGGTTCTAGAGTTGAGAAAGTCTTGGAATTAGTCCACATTGCAGCCAACAAAAACACAGTTCCTGGCGACGTGTCAGCTATGGTGCCAGGAGGCATCAGGATGG GAACCCCAGCTCTTACATCAAGGGGATTTGTTGAGGATGACTTTGCGAAAGTTGCCGACTTCTTTGATATTGCAGTCAAATTAGCACTCAAGATTAAGGCTGAAACCAAAG GTGGTTTGAAGCTGAAGGACTTTGTAGCCACAATTCAAACGGATGCCAACATCCAATCTGAGATTGCAAAGCTACGCCACGAGGTGGAGGAGTATGCAAAGCAGTTCCCAACAATTGGATTTGAGAAAGAGACAATGAAGTACAAGAACTAG
- the LOC109713587 gene encoding non-symbiotic hemoglobin 2-like, which produces MDTLTAEQELDSRNIGKKDAADLGLKLLLKISGIVPSASHLFSFLHDSDAAINKNHKLKRHAQLRRVGIVTVRDATLKKLGATHSKAGVTDQHFEACTIDHDKGGSAIYFGAPRSRMHGEKLMTRWLQPLRRK; this is translated from the exons ATGGACACTCTCACTGCCGAGCAGGAACTCGATTCGCGGAACATCGGGAAGAAGGATGCTGCCGATCTCGGCTTGAAGCTCCTCTTGAA GATATCCGGGATCGTGCCATCGGCGAGCCATCTCTTCTCGTTTCTGCATGATTCTGATGCTGCCATCAACAAGAACCACAAGCTCAAACGGCACG CACAACTGAGAAGGGTGGGGATAGTTACTGTGAGGGACGCAACTTTGAAGAAGCTGGGAGCCACCCACTCCAAAGCTGGTGTAACTGATCAGCACTTTGAG GCTTGCACTATCGATCACGATAAAGGAGGCAGTGCCATATACTTTGGAGCTCCGAGATCAAGAATGCACGGGGAGAAGCTTATGACCAGGTGGTTGCAGCCATTAAGGAGGAAATAA
- the LOC109717563 gene encoding serine hydroxymethyltransferase 2, mitochondrial isoform X1 gives MAAAALRRLSSSSSSSPAVWHPLRRWRSSLYYMSMSTLPIEAAVEEKQRCRAAWTDQLSAPLEVVDPEIADIIELEKARQWKGLELIPSENFTSVSVMQAVGSVMTNKYSEGYPGARYYGGNEYIDMAESLCQKRALEAFRLDASKWGMNVQPLSGSPANFQVYTALLKPHERIMALDLPHGGHLSHGYQTDTKKISAVSIFFETMPYRLNESTGYIDYDQLEKSAVLFRPKLIVAGASAYARLYDYEHIRKVCDKQKAILLADMAHISGLVAAGVIPSPFDYADVVTTTTHKSLRGPRGAMIFFRKGVKEINKQGHEVMYDFEDKINAAVFPGLQGGPHNHTIAGLAVALKQATTQEYKAYQEQVLKNCAKFALRLVEKGYELVSGGTENHLVLVNLKNKGIDGSRVEKVLELVHIAANKNTVPGDVSAMVPGGIRMGTPALTSRGFVEDDFAKVADFFDIAVKLALKIKAETKGGLKLKDFVATIQTDANIQSEIAKLRHEVEEYAKQFPTIGFEKETMKYKN, from the exons atggcggcggcggcgctccgaaggctctcctcctcctcctcctcctcccccgccgtGTGGCACCCTTTACGGCGGTGGCGGAGCTCCCTCTACTATATGTCCATG TCTACGCTGCCGATCGAAGCCGCCGTCGAAGAGAAGCAGAGATGTCGCGCCGCG TGGACGGACCAGCTGAGCGCCCCGCTGGAAGTCGTCGATCCGGAGATCGCGGACATCATCGAGCTCGAGAAAGCCCGGCAATGGAAG GGACTCGAGCTGATTCCTTCGGAGAATTTCACATCGGTGTCGGTGATGCAGGCGGTGGGGTCGGTCATGACTAACAAGTATAGCGAGGGATATCCCGGCGCACGATACTACGGCGGAAATGA ATATATAGACATGGCAGAGTCCTTGTGTCAGAAGCGCGCCCTTGAAGCTTTTCGCTTAGACGCATCGAAATGGGGAA TGAATGTTCAGCCATTATCAGGATCCCCTGCTAACTTTCAAGTTTATACTGCACTTCTAAAGCCACATGAGAGAATCATGGCACTTGATCTTCCCCATGGTGGACATCTTTCTCATGGCTACCAG ACTGATACAAAGAAGATATCTGCTGTTTCAATTTTCTTTGAGACAATGCCTTACCGATTAAATGAGAGTACTGGATACATTGACTATGACCAG TTGGAGAAAAGTGCTGTTCTCTTTAGACCGAAATTAATTGTAGCTGGAGCTAGTGCATATGCACGCCTGTATGATTATGAACACATCCGAAAG GTATGTGACAAGCAAAAAGCAATACTTCTAGCAGATATGGCACACATCAGTGGATTGGTTGCAGCTGGGGTCATTCCATCTCCCTTCGATTACGCAGATGTGGTGACAACTACCACACACAAGTCGCTCCGTGGTCCACGTGGAGCCATGATCTTTTTCAGGAAAGGGGTCaaagaaataaacaaacagGGGCATGAG GTTATGTATGACTTTGAAGATAAAATCAATGCTGCTGTCTTTCCTGGTCTGCAAGGTGGTCCCCATAATCATACAATTGCTGGGTTAGCAGTTGCGCTGAAGCAG GCAACCACCCAAGAGTATAAAGCCTATCAAGAGCAAGTTCTGAAAAACTGTGCAAAATTTGCTCTG CGCTTGGTTGAGAAAGGATATGAGCTTGTCTCTGGTGGAACAGAAAACCATTTAGTCTTGGTCAATCTGAAGAACAAG GGAATAGATGGTTCTAGAGTTGAGAAAGTCTTGGAATTAGTCCACATTGCAGCCAACAAAAACACAGTTCCTGGCGACGTGTCAGCTATGGTGCCAGGAGGCATCAGGATGG GAACCCCAGCTCTTACATCAAGGGGATTTGTTGAGGATGACTTTGCGAAAGTTGCCGACTTCTTTGATATTGCAGTCAAATTAGCACTCAAGATTAAGGCTGAAACCAAAG GTGGTTTGAAGCTGAAGGACTTTGTAGCCACAATTCAAACGGATGCCAACATCCAATCTGAGATTGCAAAGCTACGCCACGAGGTGGAGGAGTATGCAAAGCAGTTCCCAACAATTGGATTTGAGAAAGAGACAATGAAGTACAAGAACTAG
- the LOC109713423 gene encoding uncharacterized protein LOC109713423, with product MEETQNTEMQIEDSTTAMPPIMHKRSKSDSDKKSGTPKLDSSLKSFHYVRQDVGEANDKGGIKNQKSLNNKVPSSLRQEIQQLEKRLQDQFSVHCALEKSLGFKSYDDNSSDVADAAIPKRTKELIKEIAILELEVMYLEQHLLSLYRKAFEQQITHLSPSAGNGIEIDSKKQMSSPSEALPKAAPTLDSSPRKQNPSTNVQSGQIVLPRKSATGRQSEACAVPSQDKRSSFRVHRSHSSLLQRSVCSARVSPSARNLARALKACHTLPLSFPEVADQDKQSVGDSGILSLADHLGARIGDHIPETPNNISEDMVRCMCAVYCRLKDPPTANRGFSCSPSSSFSSMSVFSSHYTGDAWSPGFRKEATLEAWLDNPFRVDGLKDFSGPYNAMVEVSSICRGTQRFSDAEVMLHNYNSLVHRLETVDPSGMKSEEKLAFWINVHNAMTMHAHLEHGIPQSSMKRASLLTKTTYIINGASINAEIIQDILGCRINPPGQWLRILLYPKSHPKDGDEWQAYSVKHPEPLLHFALCSGTRSDPAVRIYSPKRLFQQLEAAKEEYIRATISIQKEQKILLPKNIETYAKAADLTADDLLNMIRSSLPESLRMIMERCRQGRSRKLILWVPHNYSFRYLIPRELAQFSHNTSM from the exons ATGGAGGAGACACAAAACACAGAAATGCAAATAGAGGATTCAACAACAGCAATGCCACCAATCATGCATAAAAGATCTAAGAG TGATTCTGATAAAAAATCTGGAACACCTAAGCTGGATTCATCTCTCAAGTCATTTCACTATGTTAGGCAG GATGTTGGAGAAGCCAACGACAAAGGCGGCATCAAAAACCAAAAATCACTCAACAACAAGGTCCCAAGCTCTTTGCGACAAGAG ATTCAACAACTGGAGAAAAGACTTCAAGATCAGTTTTCTGTCCACTGTGCTCTCGAAAAATCATTAGGCTTCAAGTCTTACGATGATAATTCATCCGACGTCGCTGATGCTGCCATCCCAAAG CGCACCAAGGAACTAATAAAGGAGATTGCAATACTAGAATTAGAAGTCATGTACTTGGAGCAGCACCTTCTCTCGCTGTACAGAAAGGCTTTTGAACAGCAGATAACACATCTGTCACCTTCTGCTGGCAATGGTATAGAGATAGATTCTAAGAAGCAGATGAGCTCGCCGTCGGAAGCGCTTCCAAAAGCAGCTCCAACACTAGATTCCTCACCAAGAAAGCAGAATCCCTCTACTAATGTTCAGTCTGGTCAGATAGTTCTACCACGTAAGTCGGCTACAGGTCGGCAGAGTGAGGCTTGCGCCGTTCCGTCTCAGGACAAGCGTAGTAGTTTCCGAGTTCATCGCAGCCATTCGTCTCTCCTGCAACGTTCAGTTTGTTCGGCCAGAGTTTCTCCCTCCGCGAGAAATCTAGCAAGAGCACTTAAGGCTTGCCACACACTGCCATTGTCATTTCCTGAGGTAGCTGATCAG GACAAGCAAAGTGTGGGTGATTCAGGAATACTAAGCTTGGCAGATCATCTTGGCGCTAGAATTGGCGATCACATTCCTGAGACACCCAACAACATATCGGAAGACATGGTTAGATGCATGTGTGCCGTATACTGTCGACTCAAAGACCCCCCGACGGCGAATCGCGGCTTTTCGTGTTCTCCTAGTTCATCGTTTTCATCGATGAGCGTGTTCTCTTCGCATTATACAGGAGATGCGTGGAGTCCCGGATTTAGAAAAGAAGCCACTCTCGAGGCTTGGCTTGATAATCCCTTCCGAGTTGATGGATTAAAGGACTTCAGCGGACCCTACAACGCAATGGTCGAAGTTTCATCCATCTGTAGGGGGACTCAAAGGTTCAGTGATGCTGAAGTTATGCTGCATAATTATAA ttcgCTAGTTCATCGGCTGGAAACAGTTGATCCCAGCGGAATGAAGAGCGAGGAGAAGCTTGCTTTCTGGATCAATGTACACAACGCTATGACGATGCAT GCACATTTAGAGCATGGAATTCCACAGAGTAGCATGAAAAGGGCATCGCTGCTGACGAAG ACAACATATATCATCAATGGTGCAAGCATAAATGCAGAGATTATACAGGATATTTTGGGTTGTCGTATAAATCCACCCGGACAG TGGCTCCGGATATTACTATACCCAAAGTCGCATCCCAAAGATGGAGATGAGTGGCAAGCCTATTCCGTCAAGCATCCCGAGCCTCTATTGCATTTTGCGTTGTGCTCAGGAACCCGCTCCGATCCTGCG GTGCGAATATATAGTCCAAAAAGATTGTTCCAACAGCTCGAAGCCGCGAAAGAAGAGTACATCAGAGCCACCATCAGCATACAGAAGGAGCAGAAGATACTCCTACCTAAGAATATTGAAACATACGCCAAAGCCGCCGATTTAACTGCAGATGACTTGCTGAACATGATCAGGAGCAGTCTCCCGGAGAGTCTAAGGATGATAATGGAGAGGTGCCGACAAGGGCGGTCTCGGAAGCTCATACTGTGGGTACCTCACAACTACAGCTTCAGATACTTGATACCTAGAGAATTGGCGCAATTTTCGCACAACACTAGTATGTAG
- the LOC109713495 gene encoding protein MIZU-KUSSEI 1-like — translation MASPLVVPRKVEGDEEAAAEGHVTGWWSHVRWIVGLVLLPCRPIVSFASVPRTSGGGGGGVSAVTGTLLFPSSKRDKVGLILQEGGPAGPTLAVLDLPVPAGATDFFGLGRIILECDRARAGEGPLLSAPSWAVHCEGRRVGFAGRRAAPTEAEEWALQATLAVSAGAGKLPGAHEGGGPGGGFTYFRGRFDRVVGSADSETFHLVQPAGWLGHDFSLFFLRV, via the coding sequence ATGGCATCACCACTCGTAGTTCCTAGAAAAGTGGAGGGAGATGAAGAAGCAGCAGCGGAAGGTCACGTGACAGGATGGTGGAGTCACGTGAGGTGGATCGTGGGCCTTGTGCTTTTGCCGTGCCGGCCCATCGTCTCCTTCGCTTCCGTCCCCCGGACctccggtggcggcggcggcggtgtctCCGCCGTCACCGGCACGCTGTTATTTCCGTCGTCGAAGCGTGACAAGGTTGGGCTAATACTGCAAGAAGGTGGGCCAGCGGGGCCGACGTTGGCCGTGCTCGACCTGCCGGTGCCGGCCGGAGCGACCGACTTTTTCGGGCTGGGCCGGATCATATTGGAGTGCGATCGGGCCAGGGCCGGAGAAGGCCCGCTATTGTCGGCGCCTTCGTGGGCCGTGCACTGCGAAGGCCGGCGGGTCGGGTTCGCGGGCCGGAGGGCGGCCCCCACCGAGGCCGAGGAGTGGGCCCTGCAGGCCACGCTGGCGGTGTCGGCCGGGGCCGGGAAGCTACCGGGGGCCCACGAGGGAGGTGGGCCGGGCGGCGGATTTACGTACTTTCGCGGACGGTTCGACCGGGTGGTGGGCTCGGCGGATTCGGAGACCTTCCACCTCGTGCAGCCCGCGGGCTGGCTCGGCCACGACTTCAGCCTCTTTTTCCTACGCGTCTAA